The Mustelus asterias unplaced genomic scaffold, sMusAst1.hap1.1 HAP1_SCAFFOLD_199, whole genome shotgun sequence region cagaatcccttcccacactgagagcaggtgaatggcctctccccagtgtgaactcgctggtgtatctgcaggtgggatgaatcacagaaacccttcccacactgagagcaggtaaagggcctctccccagtgtgaactcgttggtgtttccgcaggttggaagactgagtgaatctcttcccacactgagagcaggtgaacggcctctccccagtgtgaatgcgctcatgGACCGGCAGGTCGgaagatcgagtgaatccctccccacactgagaacacgtgaatggcctctccccagtgtgaactcgctggtgtttctgcaggctggatgactcagtgaatcccttcccacactgagagcagatgaacggcctctgcccagtgtggctgcgccgatgagcttccagctgagatgggtatctgtatctcttgccacagtccccacatttccatggtttctccatggtgcaggtgtccctctgagggaagagatgtctggaaatatataacgtagctacagctccatattacaagatattcagatcccaaggaatatgactcttgcctgtgattcctcgttcaaaatcctgtgaaatgagtttgcaaaagtcatcacagtcagtataggatagaaattcagagcagacaattctagtttctatggaacattctttcctatttcattcccaaaaagttgtaaatctccatccatatctatggattctatttacaaatgaaagtggctgggcacttgaaggaaataaactttcaggagaa contains the following coding sequences:
- the LOC144485569 gene encoding uncharacterized protein LOC144485569, which encodes MEKPWKCGDCGKRYRYPSQLEAHRRSHTGQRPFICSQCGKGFTESSSLQKHQRVHTGERPFTCSQCGEGFTRSSDLPVHERIHTGERPFTCSQCGKRFTQSSNLRKHQRVHTGERPFTCSQCGKGFCDSSHLQIHQRVHTGERPFTCSQCGKGFCDSSSLLTHQRIHIGERPFTCSQ